In Canis lupus baileyi chromosome X, mCanLup2.hap1, whole genome shotgun sequence, one DNA window encodes the following:
- the MCTS1 gene encoding malignant T-cell-amplified sequence 1 isoform X1: MGKGRFDEKENVSNCIQLKTSVIKGIKNQLIEQFPGIEPWLNQIMPKKDPVKIVRCHEHIEILTVNGELLFFRQREGPFYPTLRLLHKYPFILPHQQVDKGAIKFVLSGANIMCPGLTSPGAKLYPAAVDTIVAIMAEGKQHALCVGVMKMSAEDIEKVNKGIGIENIHYLNDGLWHMKTYK; encoded by the exons ATGGGCAAAGGAAG atttgatgaaaaagaaaatgtgtccaACTGCATCCAGTTGAAAACCTCAGTTATAAAAGGTATTAAGAACCAATTGATAGAACAATTTCCAGGTATTGAACCATGGCTTAATCAAATCATGCCTAAGAAAGATCCTGTCAAAATAGTGCGATg CCATGAACATATAGAAATCCTTACAGTAAATGGAGAATTACTATTTTTTAGACAAAGAGAAGGGCCTTTTTATCCAACCCTAAGGTTACTTCACAAAT atCCTTTTATCCTGCCACACCAGCAAGTTGATAAAGGAGCCATCAAATTTGTACTCAGTGGAGCAAATATCATGTGTCCAGGCTTAACTTCTCCTGGAGCTAAACTTTACCCTGCTGCAGTAGATACAATTGTT GCAATTATGGCAGAAGGAAAACAGCATGCTCTGTGTGTTGGAGTCATGAAGATGTCTGCAGAAGATAT TGAGAAAGTCAACAAAGGAATTGGCATTGAAAATATCCATTATTTAAATGATGGGCTGTGGCATATGAAGACATATAAATGA
- the MCTS1 gene encoding malignant T-cell-amplified sequence 1 isoform X2, protein MFKKFDEKENVSNCIQLKTSVIKGIKNQLIEQFPGIEPWLNQIMPKKDPVKIVRCHEHIEILTVNGELLFFRQREGPFYPTLRLLHKYPFILPHQQVDKGAIKFVLSGANIMCPGLTSPGAKLYPAAVDTIVAIMAEGKQHALCVGVMKMSAEDIEKVNKGIGIENIHYLNDGLWHMKTYK, encoded by the exons ATGTTCAAGAA atttgatgaaaaagaaaatgtgtccaACTGCATCCAGTTGAAAACCTCAGTTATAAAAGGTATTAAGAACCAATTGATAGAACAATTTCCAGGTATTGAACCATGGCTTAATCAAATCATGCCTAAGAAAGATCCTGTCAAAATAGTGCGATg CCATGAACATATAGAAATCCTTACAGTAAATGGAGAATTACTATTTTTTAGACAAAGAGAAGGGCCTTTTTATCCAACCCTAAGGTTACTTCACAAAT atCCTTTTATCCTGCCACACCAGCAAGTTGATAAAGGAGCCATCAAATTTGTACTCAGTGGAGCAAATATCATGTGTCCAGGCTTAACTTCTCCTGGAGCTAAACTTTACCCTGCTGCAGTAGATACAATTGTT GCAATTATGGCAGAAGGAAAACAGCATGCTCTGTGTGTTGGAGTCATGAAGATGTCTGCAGAAGATAT TGAGAAAGTCAACAAAGGAATTGGCATTGAAAATATCCATTATTTAAATGATGGGCTGTGGCATATGAAGACATATAAATGA